A stretch of Puniceicoccaceae bacterium DNA encodes these proteins:
- a CDS encoding dihydroorotate dehydrogenase-like protein — MADLKTRYMGLDIANPVVVGASKLTSSVEGIRQAEESGAGAVVCASLFEEQIQLEQWKMDNDIASLSDVDSEIGSFFPSLEHSGPREHLHWVKRAKESVKIPVIASLNAVEKATWVEYAKMLQDTGVDGLELNFYHIPGDANRSGADVEKAQLEVIAAVQKVVSIPVSVKLSYFYSNVLHLITEMEKIGVAGYVLFNRLFESDIDIDEEKHTIPLNLSSKGDNKLACRYMGLLFGKVKGQLCSNNGVFSGRDVVKAILSGASAVQVVSTLYKSRFDQISEILKDLDRWMEGKSYSNIDAFIGKLAECNVNDRFVYKRAQYVDLILRSNELLDAPGR; from the coding sequence ATGGCTGACTTAAAAACAAGATACATGGGACTGGACATCGCGAACCCGGTGGTTGTCGGTGCCAGCAAATTGACCTCGTCGGTAGAGGGCATCCGGCAGGCCGAAGAATCGGGCGCAGGTGCGGTCGTCTGTGCTTCCCTGTTTGAGGAGCAAATTCAGCTCGAACAGTGGAAAATGGACAATGACATTGCGTCACTGAGTGACGTGGACTCTGAGATTGGCAGCTTCTTCCCATCGCTGGAACATTCCGGACCCCGTGAACATTTGCACTGGGTGAAACGAGCCAAGGAGAGCGTGAAGATTCCGGTGATTGCGAGTCTGAACGCGGTCGAAAAGGCGACGTGGGTGGAATATGCAAAAATGCTTCAGGATACGGGAGTGGATGGACTTGAATTGAACTTCTACCACATCCCCGGGGATGCAAACCGCTCGGGGGCTGATGTGGAAAAAGCACAACTGGAGGTCATTGCTGCGGTCCAAAAGGTGGTTTCGATTCCAGTTTCGGTGAAGTTGAGTTATTTCTACTCAAATGTGCTCCACTTGATCACGGAAATGGAGAAGATCGGGGTCGCCGGATACGTCCTGTTTAACCGGCTCTTCGAATCCGATATCGATATCGATGAAGAGAAACACACCATTCCGCTCAACCTGAGTTCGAAAGGGGACAACAAGCTCGCCTGCCGCTACATGGGATTGCTGTTTGGAAAAGTGAAGGGACAACTTTGCAGCAACAATGGGGTGTTCTCCGGGCGAGACGTCGTCAAGGCGATTCTCAGCGGAGCCAGTGCCGTGCAGGTTGTGAGTACTCTCTACAAGAGTCGTTTTGACCAGATTTCGGAGATCCTCAAGGATCTGGATCGATGGATGGAAGGAAAGTCATACTCCAATATCGATGCCTTCATCGGAAAACTGGCAGAGTGCAATGTGAATGATCGCTTCGTTTACAAACGTGCCCAGTACGTGGATTTGATCTTGCGCTCCAACGAGTTGTTGGATGCACCGGGTCGCTGA
- a CDS encoding metallophosphoesterase, with amino-acid sequence MAPTRETVIIPDVHQNHRFVDKVLERHDLGSLHRLIFLGDFFDSKEPFFAHREALEATLQRILKLVCELGDRMLILLGNHDVLYYFNREEGALDAVARNALHSYYGLPNRESLAVAASMELAPMWERVQLAHLEQGYLLTHAGVTSEFWSKRRSFEQNVAHLNHSMTGLLDAQGQLAPVFRAGFSRGGDALRGGPLWLDWNQEFTEEIGIPQIVGHTVGSGFRQQGRSYCLDARQQGYGVLQAGQLSWVAV; translated from the coding sequence ATGGCACCCACACGGGAAACGGTCATCATACCGGATGTTCACCAGAACCACCGATTTGTGGACAAGGTGCTGGAGCGTCACGACTTGGGCAGCCTGCATCGATTGATTTTTCTTGGTGATTTTTTTGATTCAAAAGAACCCTTTTTCGCGCATCGTGAAGCCCTGGAAGCAACCCTGCAGCGCATCCTGAAATTGGTGTGCGAACTGGGTGACCGTATGCTCATTCTGCTGGGCAACCACGACGTGCTCTATTATTTCAACCGTGAAGAGGGGGCACTCGATGCAGTTGCCCGCAATGCGTTGCATTCCTACTATGGGCTACCCAACCGTGAGTCCCTGGCAGTTGCCGCATCTATGGAACTCGCGCCGATGTGGGAGCGTGTGCAGTTGGCGCATCTGGAGCAGGGCTATCTGCTGACACATGCCGGAGTGACCTCCGAATTCTGGTCGAAACGCCGATCCTTTGAACAGAACGTTGCCCACCTCAACCACTCCATGACGGGGTTGCTGGATGCGCAGGGTCAGCTTGCCCCCGTGTTCCGGGCAGGATTTTCGAGAGGGGGAGATGCGCTTCGTGGTGGACCACTCTGGCTCGACTGGAATCAGGAATTTACCGAGGAGATTGGAATCCCCCAAATTGTCGGACACACCGTCGGTTCAGGCTTTCGGCAACAGGGACGAAGCTACTGCCTGGATGCCAGGCAGCAAGGCTATGGCGTGTTGCAAGCAGGACAACTCTCCTGGGTTGCGGTTTAG
- a CDS encoding polysaccharide biosynthesis tyrosine autokinase — MSLDPNPDGAPPSRGPKRNYGPGYGRSGNYGGGGGYGGYGPGGYGGGYDAGPQKTLLDYIIIVRQRIWYLIFIFLLVFGGVAYYTLTQTKEYTSGVRVRILRSDAGPMAGVAVVDENSRIANLEDFNTQIQIMESNSIIDAVDARLTGNERERFLAPYQGEDPALEGPLFTQKILFNHRSIKPQRASLVADILYTHPDPEISANIANYFAEEYRKYNINLNLEEARRSVADLQRKSEEQRTKVRAIELQAADYKERHAAVSMDEDENIAAQQLQHLNQILTNDMNRLSELKTKVDVIRKHEVDGKALWDLSFIASNPLVAELQAVRSTKNNEIASLKERYREKHPRMIEAIRGLAEIDAELSYAVDSAKAKILADYEQAQSNYENSRRNLADQQQKLIQISKIKTDYNSILLDLEVEKNFYQTLTSELSKREAETSWQKANVQIIDRAAPPIEPSSPKVMLNLAAGLVGGVALGFGFVFLLAFFDDRIKTMSDVEETLGLPIMGVIPKFLGNKDFHERAIAVISQKNNHVTESFRSLYSSLQIIEEGRDAKKILVTSTVPGEGKSTISANLAQSFAAHGSRTLLIDCDLRLPNVARLLKIEGEKGLLEHFKDEIPVDELLVKGYEHNLDILPLYGESRNPIQILNSKRFEEMLALLCERYDKIILDSPPVGAVSDALNLLTHADGVLYVISYNTVKMRAAQGSVRRIAETQTPILGSVLNSVPNRITSYYYSHYYYKAYETTYGKKRVS, encoded by the coding sequence ATGTCTCTGGATCCTAACCCTGACGGTGCACCTCCTTCAAGGGGCCCAAAACGCAACTATGGGCCTGGCTATGGCCGATCCGGAAACTACGGCGGTGGGGGAGGCTACGGCGGATATGGTCCAGGTGGTTATGGCGGCGGCTATGATGCGGGTCCACAAAAGACGCTGTTGGACTACATCATCATCGTTCGTCAGCGCATCTGGTATCTGATCTTCATTTTTCTGCTGGTGTTTGGTGGAGTCGCTTACTACACGCTCACTCAGACCAAGGAATACACTTCCGGGGTGCGTGTGCGCATATTGCGCAGTGATGCAGGGCCGATGGCAGGGGTTGCAGTCGTTGACGAGAACAGCCGCATTGCGAATTTGGAAGACTTTAACACCCAGATCCAGATCATGGAGAGCAACTCCATTATCGATGCAGTGGATGCGCGGCTCACGGGCAATGAGCGGGAGCGTTTCCTCGCCCCCTATCAGGGCGAAGATCCCGCCTTGGAAGGGCCGTTGTTTACGCAGAAGATCCTGTTCAACCACAGGAGCATCAAACCGCAACGCGCGAGTCTGGTGGCAGACATTCTTTATACGCACCCGGATCCCGAGATCTCTGCGAATATCGCCAATTATTTTGCCGAGGAGTACCGCAAGTACAACATTAACCTGAACCTCGAAGAGGCACGGCGCTCGGTTGCGGACCTGCAGCGCAAGTCGGAAGAACAACGCACAAAGGTCAGGGCAATCGAACTACAGGCTGCTGATTATAAGGAACGCCATGCGGCGGTTTCCATGGATGAGGATGAAAACATCGCAGCCCAGCAACTCCAGCATCTGAATCAAATTTTGACGAATGACATGAACCGCCTGAGCGAACTCAAGACCAAGGTGGATGTCATTCGAAAACATGAGGTGGATGGAAAGGCCTTGTGGGATCTCTCTTTCATTGCATCCAACCCGCTCGTTGCGGAGTTGCAGGCGGTTCGCTCGACCAAGAACAACGAAATCGCATCACTGAAGGAACGCTACCGGGAAAAACATCCGCGCATGATTGAGGCGATCCGCGGTCTTGCGGAGATTGATGCCGAACTAAGCTATGCGGTGGATTCTGCGAAAGCCAAAATTCTGGCAGACTACGAGCAGGCACAGTCCAACTACGAGAATTCGCGACGCAATCTTGCGGATCAGCAACAGAAGCTGATCCAGATCAGCAAAATCAAGACGGACTATAACAGCATCCTTCTCGACCTCGAGGTGGAGAAAAATTTCTACCAGACGCTCACTTCGGAATTGAGCAAACGCGAAGCTGAAACCAGTTGGCAGAAGGCCAATGTGCAGATCATTGACCGAGCGGCTCCACCCATTGAACCCAGTTCTCCCAAAGTCATGCTCAATCTGGCAGCGGGTTTGGTCGGCGGCGTGGCACTGGGATTTGGGTTTGTGTTCCTGCTCGCTTTTTTTGATGACCGCATCAAGACCATGTCTGATGTTGAGGAAACCCTGGGGCTTCCCATCATGGGGGTGATTCCGAAATTCCTTGGCAACAAGGATTTTCATGAACGTGCCATTGCGGTGATCTCGCAGAAGAACAATCATGTTACGGAATCGTTTCGCTCACTTTATTCCAGTCTGCAGATCATCGAGGAAGGCCGGGACGCAAAAAAAATCCTGGTCACCAGTACCGTGCCGGGTGAAGGCAAGTCGACCATTTCGGCGAACCTCGCGCAGTCGTTTGCGGCGCACGGTTCCCGAACCCTCTTGATCGATTGTGATTTGCGCCTGCCCAATGTGGCCCGACTCCTCAAAATTGAAGGGGAAAAAGGACTTCTCGAGCATTTTAAGGATGAAATCCCTGTGGATGAACTGTTGGTAAAGGGATACGAGCACAATCTGGACATCCTTCCGTTGTATGGAGAATCCCGAAACCCGATTCAAATCCTCAACAGCAAAAGATTCGAGGAAATGCTGGCGCTCCTGTGTGAGCGTTATGACAAGATCATCCTTGACTCTCCTCCTGTTGGTGCGGTCAGCGATGCTTTGAACCTGCTTACCCATGCAGATGGTGTGCTCTACGTTATCTCCTACAACACGGTCAAAATGCGTGCCGCTCAGGGTAGTGTGCGGCGCATTGCGGAGACACAAACCCCAATTTTGGGCAGTGTGCTCAATTCGGTACCGAACCGGATTACCAGTTATTACTACTCGCATTATTATTATAAGGCGTACGAAACCACCTACGGAAAAAAGCGGGTTTCTTGA
- a CDS encoding polysaccharide biosynthesis/export family protein — MNHLHLFLVAVLGFSTLGDNAIAQATDVPAEEPVRSNYRLKPSDLIEVMVFQEPDLNKQVRIEADGSIILPLINRVKVGGLSVDEARKQIQELYNQDFLVNPQVNLLVLEYRMRKVDVIGQVNQPGPIEIPSDQALSLVEAISQAGSFTRLARRTTVQVTRTDTDGKKRVIEINVDRMMSSEDAPDFILQDGDIVFVPERFL; from the coding sequence ATGAATCACTTGCACCTTTTCCTTGTCGCAGTCCTCGGGTTCTCGACTTTGGGTGATAATGCGATAGCACAAGCCACCGACGTCCCTGCTGAGGAGCCGGTTCGGTCCAACTACCGTCTGAAACCATCCGATTTGATCGAAGTCATGGTGTTTCAGGAACCTGACCTCAATAAACAGGTTCGCATTGAGGCGGATGGATCGATCATTCTGCCACTGATCAATCGGGTTAAAGTTGGTGGACTCTCGGTCGACGAAGCGCGCAAGCAGATCCAGGAACTCTACAATCAGGACTTTCTGGTGAATCCGCAGGTCAACCTGCTCGTTCTGGAGTACCGCATGCGAAAGGTGGATGTGATCGGTCAGGTCAATCAACCGGGACCCATTGAAATTCCGTCCGACCAGGCATTGTCACTGGTGGAGGCCATTTCGCAGGCGGGTAGTTTCACGCGTTTGGCGCGCCGTACCACCGTTCAGGTCACGCGAACCGATACGGATGGTAAAAAACGAGTCATCGAAATCAATGTGGATCGGATGATGAGTTCAGAGGATGCACCCGATTTCATTCTTCAGGACGGCGACATTGTCTTTGTTCCCGAGCGCTTTCTCTAA
- a CDS encoding outer membrane beta-barrel protein, with product MFQLSHRNLLHLIASSTLCASSLSVASPLLTLSDNAALYFVGSASVTADSNVAYSNTNELDDVVFDIRPGFELVAGSPDTGASFVLSAAYGLRRYMDYDEFDTELPAIVAEATFKSAKSTTTASASYIETQAENRRGLRGVVLKSAITDLGFSTEYDASAKTSLLGGISYRDTNREEFGSDYTDFSVPVNVYYAATEKLDIGLGYRYRDSSVDGSVFGDRSSHFVNLGLRGELTPKLVADLKVGFQTTDVDRADSVDGLALDAKLTYSASMKSTLDVVLSKDLLVGFGGEVIDNLSVGLVGNYRFSEAFSANAMAVVGTDSYESVSRDDDYRIVQVGLMYSPVYFMSVEAAYMWMDNDSNLAGLDFTKDTLMMSVNLRY from the coding sequence ATGTTCCAACTCTCTCACCGCAATCTCCTCCACCTCATCGCGTCATCGACGCTCTGCGCAAGCAGTCTTAGTGTTGCTTCACCCTTGCTCACTCTCAGTGACAACGCTGCATTGTACTTCGTCGGTTCGGCATCCGTCACGGCGGACTCGAATGTGGCATACAGCAACACCAACGAATTGGATGATGTGGTGTTTGACATTCGTCCCGGATTTGAACTGGTGGCGGGTAGTCCAGACACTGGAGCCAGCTTTGTCCTTTCGGCAGCGTATGGACTCCGCCGATACATGGACTATGATGAATTTGATACCGAATTGCCTGCCATCGTAGCAGAGGCAACGTTCAAGTCCGCAAAATCGACCACGACCGCTTCAGCGAGCTACATTGAGACTCAGGCGGAGAATCGTCGCGGACTTCGCGGGGTGGTTCTCAAATCCGCAATTACGGATCTGGGGTTTTCGACAGAATATGATGCATCGGCTAAAACTTCGCTTTTGGGTGGCATTTCGTATCGGGATACCAACCGCGAGGAATTTGGTTCGGACTACACGGATTTCAGTGTTCCGGTAAACGTGTATTACGCAGCGACTGAAAAACTGGATATCGGTCTGGGATATCGGTATCGGGATTCGTCTGTCGATGGCTCAGTCTTCGGAGATCGCAGCTCTCATTTTGTGAACCTTGGCCTGCGCGGTGAGTTGACACCCAAACTCGTGGCGGACCTCAAGGTGGGTTTTCAAACCACGGATGTGGACCGCGCAGATTCGGTTGATGGACTTGCATTGGATGCAAAGCTGACCTATTCCGCCAGCATGAAATCGACGCTTGATGTGGTGCTTTCAAAAGACCTTCTTGTGGGATTTGGAGGGGAAGTTATTGATAACCTGAGCGTGGGACTGGTCGGAAATTATCGCTTCTCAGAAGCATTTTCCGCAAATGCAATGGCCGTGGTGGGAACCGACTCCTATGAATCCGTATCGCGCGATGATGATTATCGCATCGTGCAGGTGGGACTCATGTACAGTCCAGTCTATTTCATGTCGGTGGAAGCGGCATACATGTGGATGGACAATGACTCGAATCTGGCGGGGCTGGATTTCACCAAGGACACACTGATGATGTCGGTGAACCTGCGCTATTGA
- the nifJ gene encoding pyruvate:ferredoxin (flavodoxin) oxidoreductase, translated as MAKKRMVNIDGNTAASNVAYALSEVAAIYPITPSSDMGENADAWAAAGKKNIFGERLEVVQMQSEAGAAGACHGSLSTGALTTTFTASQGLLLMIPNMFKIAGEMLPTVFHVTARSIAAQSLSIFGDHSDVMACRSTGFGFMASANVQEAQDIAAITHLASTESMIPFVHFFDGFRTSHSIQKIEAVEYETLKELFPMDALASFRARAMNPDHPIIKVAAQNPDVYFQGRETVNRFYDVLPGIIKKYMALYAEKTGRSYKPYTYIGDPDAEQILIAMGSSTETIEETIRYLNQRGEKVGAIKVTLFRPFSLSDFLDEIPGSVKKIAVLDRTKEPGGLGEPLYQDVVTALYGRDIRIIGGRYGLSSKEFTPSMVKAVFDHLAADGHHGFTVGIHDDVTNLSIPVNEQIDTEIPGVVRCKFWGYGSDGTVGANKNSIKIIGEGTDKYVQGYFQYDSNKSGGYTISHLRFGDQRIQSEYLLTNVDFVALHRREYIGKYDILEGIVPGGTFLLNSNWKVEDIFGKLTKEMQETILKKKIKVYNVDASKIAKKVGLGGRINTVMQTAFFKLSGVLSEEEAIPMIKTYVEKTFKRKGQEIVQMNWDAIDASVDAIEVVPIPESCETSAPIQDVVPADSDAYALEVVDPVLRLKGDLVPVSKMSFDGRFPTTTKRLEKAGRAGRVAPWFEKLNPLDNIQTEDIYFEYPGCCQGCGEVGYISMVTQLFGDRMMIANATGCSSIYGGTFPTSPYATDRNGKGPTWGNSLFEDNAEYGFGMRLAVDQNRRLLKAALERLSENGKCPDSLKDLIRKRLADWASVSREMKELSELIKQQLSALLEANPTSEDLRIAFDLKDNLVDRSIWVFGGDGWAYDIGFGGLDHVMASQKNVNVLVMDTEVYSNTGGQASKATPRGAVAKFAALGKQSGKKNLGLMMSTYGSCYVASINQAMDKEQCMKAFVEAEQFEGPSIIIAYAQCIAHGYDLRLGMQQAKKAADTGYWPMYRFNPANQGSDTPVFSWDSPEATMQFGEFTEVENRYKILSRAMPDEAERLQALAQQDNARRTSEILNLKNL; from the coding sequence ATGGCCAAAAAACGAATGGTGAATATCGATGGAAACACCGCTGCTTCCAACGTGGCTTACGCGCTCAGTGAAGTTGCCGCGATTTACCCCATCACGCCCTCCTCGGATATGGGGGAGAATGCAGATGCGTGGGCAGCAGCAGGAAAAAAGAACATCTTTGGTGAACGTCTCGAGGTCGTACAGATGCAGTCGGAAGCAGGTGCTGCCGGTGCGTGTCACGGATCGCTCTCGACGGGTGCTCTGACAACGACCTTTACGGCATCGCAGGGTCTGTTGCTGATGATTCCGAATATGTTCAAAATCGCTGGGGAGATGTTGCCCACGGTGTTTCACGTCACTGCGCGATCCATTGCGGCACAGTCGCTTTCGATCTTTGGTGATCATTCAGACGTGATGGCCTGTCGCTCAACCGGGTTTGGCTTCATGGCGTCGGCGAATGTGCAGGAGGCTCAGGATATTGCAGCCATCACGCACCTCGCCTCGACGGAATCGATGATTCCCTTTGTTCATTTTTTTGATGGATTCCGGACATCCCACTCGATCCAGAAAATTGAGGCCGTTGAGTATGAGACGCTCAAGGAGCTGTTCCCGATGGATGCGCTTGCCAGTTTCAGGGCGCGGGCGATGAATCCGGATCATCCGATCATCAAGGTCGCCGCACAGAACCCGGATGTCTATTTCCAGGGCAGGGAAACTGTCAACCGGTTCTACGATGTGCTTCCGGGAATCATCAAAAAATACATGGCACTGTATGCCGAGAAAACGGGGCGCAGCTATAAACCCTACACCTACATTGGAGACCCCGATGCCGAGCAGATTCTCATCGCGATGGGTTCTTCAACAGAAACCATCGAAGAAACCATTCGCTACCTCAATCAGCGCGGGGAAAAGGTGGGTGCGATCAAGGTGACCCTGTTCCGTCCGTTTTCGCTGAGCGACTTTCTTGACGAAATCCCAGGCAGCGTCAAAAAAATCGCAGTTCTCGACCGCACGAAGGAACCCGGTGGACTGGGTGAGCCATTGTACCAGGATGTAGTGACGGCACTGTACGGGCGAGACATTCGCATCATTGGGGGTCGATATGGTTTGAGTTCCAAGGAATTCACTCCCTCCATGGTTAAGGCGGTCTTTGACCATCTCGCAGCGGACGGACATCACGGTTTTACGGTTGGAATTCATGATGACGTGACAAACCTTTCGATTCCGGTGAACGAGCAGATTGATACCGAAATTCCGGGAGTCGTGCGCTGCAAGTTCTGGGGATATGGATCTGACGGAACCGTTGGAGCCAACAAAAATTCGATCAAGATCATTGGGGAAGGCACGGACAAATACGTTCAGGGTTATTTCCAGTATGACTCCAACAAATCTGGAGGTTATACGATTTCACACCTGCGTTTTGGCGATCAGCGCATCCAGTCGGAGTATTTGCTGACCAATGTGGATTTTGTGGCACTTCACCGGCGCGAATACATTGGCAAGTATGACATCCTTGAAGGCATTGTGCCGGGAGGAACCTTTCTGCTCAACAGCAACTGGAAGGTGGAAGACATCTTCGGTAAGTTGACGAAGGAGATGCAGGAAACCATCCTCAAGAAGAAGATCAAGGTTTACAACGTGGATGCTTCGAAGATCGCAAAAAAGGTGGGTCTTGGGGGACGCATCAACACCGTCATGCAGACGGCATTCTTCAAACTCTCGGGCGTTCTGAGTGAAGAGGAAGCCATTCCGATGATCAAAACCTACGTGGAGAAAACCTTCAAACGAAAGGGACAGGAAATCGTTCAGATGAACTGGGATGCGATTGATGCTTCGGTCGATGCGATTGAAGTGGTTCCGATTCCGGAAAGCTGTGAAACGAGTGCTCCCATTCAGGATGTTGTGCCTGCGGATTCCGATGCTTATGCACTCGAAGTGGTGGATCCGGTTCTGCGTCTGAAAGGTGACTTGGTGCCCGTTTCCAAGATGAGTTTTGACGGGCGTTTTCCGACGACAACAAAACGACTTGAAAAGGCGGGACGTGCAGGACGTGTTGCTCCCTGGTTTGAAAAACTCAATCCACTCGACAACATTCAGACCGAGGACATCTACTTTGAATATCCCGGTTGTTGTCAGGGTTGTGGTGAAGTTGGGTACATTTCCATGGTTACCCAGCTTTTTGGAGACCGCATGATGATTGCAAACGCGACGGGCTGTTCGTCGATTTACGGTGGAACATTTCCGACCAGTCCCTATGCGACGGATCGCAACGGCAAGGGGCCGACCTGGGGCAATTCGCTTTTTGAAGACAATGCCGAATACGGATTTGGCATGCGCCTCGCAGTGGACCAGAACCGTCGCCTGCTCAAGGCAGCGTTGGAGCGCCTCTCAGAGAACGGGAAATGTCCGGATTCGCTGAAGGATCTCATCCGGAAGCGCTTGGCAGACTGGGCATCGGTGTCGCGCGAAATGAAAGAACTCTCTGAGTTGATCAAGCAGCAGTTGAGCGCGCTTCTGGAAGCGAATCCCACTTCTGAAGACCTACGGATCGCCTTCGACCTCAAGGACAATCTGGTCGATCGCAGCATCTGGGTGTTCGGGGGTGACGGCTGGGCCTATGATATTGGGTTTGGCGGACTCGATCACGTCATGGCCAGCCAGAAGAATGTGAACGTGCTGGTGATGGACACTGAGGTCTACTCCAACACGGGGGGGCAGGCCTCCAAGGCAACTCCTCGTGGTGCCGTGGCGAAATTTGCCGCTCTTGGAAAGCAGTCGGGCAAGAAGAACCTCGGCCTGATGATGAGCACCTACGGGTCCTGTTATGTTGCCAGTATCAATCAGGCAATGGACAAGGAACAGTGCATGAAAGCGTTTGTGGAGGCCGAACAGTTTGAAGGTCCCTCCATCATCATTGCATATGCCCAGTGCATTGCACACGGCTATGATCTGAGGTTAGGCATGCAGCAGGCGAAAAAAGCGGCGGATACCGGTTACTGGCCGATGTATCGCTTCAATCCCGCAAACCAGGGGTCGGATACACCAGTCTTTTCCTGGGATTCTCCTGAGGCGACGATGCAGTTTGGGGAATTCACGGAAGTGGAGAACCGCTATAAAATTCTCTCCCGCGCGATGCCGGATGAGGCAGAGCGTCTTCAGGCACTGGCGCAGCAGGACAATGCGCGTCGTACCAGTGAAATCCTAAATCTCAAGAACCTCTAA